From Malaciobacter mytili LMG 24559:
AAAAGAAGCAGAACTTTTAAAACAAGCAAGCCCTATGCATGATATAGGAAAAGTAGCTATTCCTGACTCCATTTTAAATAAGCCTGGAAGATTTGATGAAGAAGAAAGACAAATTATGAATACCCATGCAAAATTAGGTTACGATATGCTTAAACATTCAAATAGACCTCTTTTAAAAGCAGCAGCCATTGTCTCTTTACAACATCATGAAAAATGGGATGGAACAGGTTATCCAAAAGGTTTAAAAGAAGATCAGATTCATATTTATGGAAGAATAACAGCCCTTGCAGATGTTTTTGATGCACTTGGAAGTAATAGATGCTATAAAAAAGCTTGGGAAGATGAAAAAATATTTAAACTTTTTAAAGAGGAAAAAGGTAAACATTTTGATCCAAAATTAGTAGATATATTTTTTGAACATTTAGAAGAGTTTTTAAAAATAAGAGATAGTTTTCAAGATAATTGAAACTGTTAATTTTATATTAATCCTTTATTAATCAAATATTGACACTTAGAGATTATAATTTCTAAAATCAATAAAGGAAAAATATGAAATCCTCTTCATATAAAATAATCTTATATATCTCCCTACTTTTTACTCTTTTTTATAATTTTTCTTTTTTTAAAAATTTTTTTATAACTTATAATTTCACTGGGATAAATATAGCCTATACTATTAGTATAATTATTACACTTTTTGCATTTATTTCATTTGTTTTAAGTTTATTAAGCTCTAAATATATTTTTAAACCTTTTATTATTTTAGTTTTAGTTGTCTCTTCTTTTACGGCTTACTTTATGGACACTTATAATGTTATAATTGATCATAGTATGATTAGAAACTCTTTGCAAACAAATCTTGAAGAGTCTATGGATTTATTTAGTTTTCAACTTATTTTATATGTTTTATTTTTAGGAATAATTCCAAGTATTTTAATTTATAAAATAAAACTTTCATATGGTACTTTTAAACAAGAAAGTATTAAAAAAATAAAAATTCTTTTTTTACTTTTATTAATTATTTTAATAAACCTATTTAGTTTCAGTAAATTTTATACTTCATTTTTTAGAGAGCATAAAACATTAAGATATTATGCAAATCCTACTTTTTGGATGTTTAGTGTGGTAAATTATGCAAAAAGAACTATTTACAATGGAAAAATTGTTTTAAAAGAAGTGGGCAAAGATGCAAATATAAAAGAACCTATTGAAGAGAAAAAAGAGTTAGTAATTATGGTTGTAGGAGAAGCTACAAGAGCAGATAGATTTTCTTTAAATGGGTATGAAAGAGAAACAAACCCTCTTTTAAAAAAAGAAGAGATTTATAACTTTTCAAAAATGTCTTCTTGTGGAACTTCAACAGCACACTCCGTTCCTTGTATGTTTTCTAAATTTAATAGAGATAATTATAGCTATAAAAAAGGTATTTCAAATGAAAATGTTTTAGATATATTAAAACATACAAAACAAGTAAATATTTTATGGAGAGATAATAATTCTGATTCAAAAGGTGTAGCACTTAGAGTAAAATATGAGGATTTTAGAAGTTCTAAAACAAATACTATTTGTGAAAAAGATGGTGAGTGTAGAGATGAAGGAATGCTTGTGGGACTTGATAATTTTATAAAAGAAAGTGGAAAAAATGATATATTAATTGTTCTTCATCAAATGGGAAATCATGGTCCTGCATATTATAAAAGATACCCTAAAGAGTATGAAAAGTTTACTCCTATTTGTAAAACAAATCAACTAGAAAAATGCACAAAAGAAGAAATTAACAATGCATATGACAATGCTATTTTGCATACAGATGCTTTTTTATCAAAGGTAATTAATTTTCTAAAACCTTATTCAAAAAAGTATGAAACAGCTATGATTTATATGAGTGACCATGGGGAAAGCTTAGGAGAAAATGGGATTTATTTACATGGAATGCCATATTTTATGGCTCCTGATACACAAACGCATGTGGCTTCTTTAATGTGGTTTGGAGAGAGTATGAAAGAAGAATTAGATACTAAAAAACTAAATGAATTAAAAGATAAACCTTTTTCTCAAGATAATTTATTTCATACTTTACTTGGTATGTTTGAAGTAACAACAGATGTTTATAAAAAAGAACAAGATATTTTATTTGAAATTAGGAAGGAAGAATAAATGAGAAACCAACCAAAATATAACTTTTTTAAAAATAGTTCTTATGCAATAGAAGGATTAAAAGATTTAGTAAAAACTGAAACTTCTTTTAAAATAGAACTATTTTGTGCATTTATTCTTATACCTATAATTTTTTATATTGATACTTCTTTTACAAATAAACTTCTAATGTTTATTACTTTTAGTGGTGTACTTTTAGCAGAAATAATAAATAGTGCTATTGAAAGAACTGTTGATTTAGTAACCTTAGAATATCATCAAATGGCAAAAAAAGCAAAAGATGTGGGAAGTGCAATTGTCTTTTTAAGTATAAGTATTTGTTCTATTACTTGGGTTCTAGTTTTATTTAACTAAGACTTTGGTAAATAAAATTTTACCATTTTAATACATTCTAAAGTTATTTTTGATAATATTCCTTCAAGATTTGTGGTACAAATTGACATCTTGATCTACTTTTATTCAAGTTCTGTCCTAAAATATTTTGAAAATACTTTCAAAATTATCTACTTTTTTAACTCTTAGGAGTAACTATTATGAGCTTTTGGCAAAATTTCAAAAGAGATTTTTTAGTTAAATTTTGGGCTCCAATCCCTGCTGTAATTGCACTTGGAGTTTTATCTGCTTACTATTTTGGACTTACTGGTACATATTGGGCTGTTACTGGTGAATTTACAAGATGGGGTGGACATGTATTAGAAGCATTTGGTGTAGACTTATCTACTTGGGGATATTATAAAATTATGAATATGAATGGAAATATCTTTACAAGGGTTGATGGGGTTATGATTATTGGTATGTTTGCAGGATGTATTGCAGCAGCATTTTGGGGAAATAATGTAAAACTTAGAATGCCAGTAAGTAATATTAGAATCTTTCAAGCTTTAATCGGTGGTATTATTGCAGGTTTTGGGGCAAGACTTGGTATGGGTTGTAACTTAGCTAGTTTCTTTACTGGTATTCCA
This genomic window contains:
- a CDS encoding phosphoethanolamine transferase; its protein translation is MKSSSYKIILYISLLFTLFYNFSFFKNFFITYNFTGINIAYTISIIITLFAFISFVLSLLSSKYIFKPFIILVLVVSSFTAYFMDTYNVIIDHSMIRNSLQTNLEESMDLFSFQLILYVLFLGIIPSILIYKIKLSYGTFKQESIKKIKILFLLLLIILINLFSFSKFYTSFFREHKTLRYYANPTFWMFSVVNYAKRTIYNGKIVLKEVGKDANIKEPIEEKKELVIMVVGEATRADRFSLNGYERETNPLLKKEEIYNFSKMSSCGTSTAHSVPCMFSKFNRDNYSYKKGISNENVLDILKHTKQVNILWRDNNSDSKGVALRVKYEDFRSSKTNTICEKDGECRDEGMLVGLDNFIKESGKNDILIVLHQMGNHGPAYYKRYPKEYEKFTPICKTNQLEKCTKEEINNAYDNAILHTDAFLSKVINFLKPYSKKYETAMIYMSDHGESLGENGIYLHGMPYFMAPDTQTHVASLMWFGESMKEELDTKKLNELKDKPFSQDNLFHTLLGMFEVTTDVYKKEQDILFEIRKEE
- a CDS encoding diacylglycerol kinase produces the protein MRNQPKYNFFKNSSYAIEGLKDLVKTETSFKIELFCAFILIPIIFYIDTSFTNKLLMFITFSGVLLAEIINSAIERTVDLVTLEYHQMAKKAKDVGSAIVFLSISICSITWVLVLFN